CTGAACTTGGAAGCGCACGAACTTGAAGTGCGCATCAGTGAAAACGTTCAGGTTTTGCTAGAGGGCGCTAATGGGGAGGCCATGAATGACACAGTCCTGGCCTGAAGCTCCGCTTAAAGCGATCACAACCAAAATTGGGAGTGGGGCGACGCCGCGCGGTGGCAAAGAGAGCTACGCTGCTGAAGGTATTGCGCTCATACGCAGCATGAATGTGTACGATATGTCCTTTAATTGGGACAACTTGGCAAGAATTGGTGATGAGCAAGCAAAACAGCTCGACAATGTTGTTGTGCAAGTGGATGATGTGTTGTTGAACATCACTGGCGCATCGGTCGCTAGATGTTGCAAGGTGCCAAGTTCAGCGCTTCCTGCTCGGGTTAATCAGCATGTAGCAATTATTCGCGGTCACAAGGACAAGGTTTCGCCTTTATATCTGATGTATTACCTGACTTCACCTCTGGGTAAGAACAGATTGTTGAGCCTTGCTCAAGGGGGTGCCACTCGAGAAGCATTGACGAAAGGTACTCTTGAGGAGTTTTCGTTACCCCTTCCCCCTCTCCCCATTCAACGCAAAATCGCAACAGTCCTCTCTGCATACGATGATCTGATCGAGAACAACACGAGGCGCGTGCAGGTGCTGGAGGAGATGGCGCGTGCCCTCTACCGCGAGTGGTTCGTGGAATACCGCTTCCCCGGCCACGACACCGCCGAGTTCGTGGAAGACGAGCACGGGCGGATGCCTGAAGGGTGGGAGAGGGGCACGTTTTCCGACGCAGCGGTCGTGTTCAGTACCACACTCAATCCAGCACACTTCCCCGAAGAGGAGTTTGAACACTTTAGCCTCCCTGCCTTCGATGAGGGCCAACGCCCAGTTGTCGAGTTGGGAGAAATGATCAAGAGCAGCAAGAACCGTGTGCCCAAGAATTGTGTGCTTCTACCTAAGCTCAACCCGCGGATCCCTAGAGTTTGGTTGCCGCCGGCCTCTATGGGTAGCCGTCAGATCGCGTCAACGGAGTTTTTGCCGCTGCTCCCCGCACGTGGCTACTCAAAGTATTGGCTGTATTGCCTCTGCTCGGCCCCCGAGCTACTTGAACGGCTGGCAGCAATGGCTTCGGGTACCTCGTCTAGCCATCAACGGATCTCGCCCAAGGGCCTGGCGATCCTGCCACTTGTCCTGCCTCCGGAGAAGGTTGTGCAGCGTTTCACCGAGGTGGTAGCCCCAGCTCTAGAGCTGACCTCAGCACTCCGACAGCGCAACGCCAACCTCCGCCGTACCCGTGACCTGCTGCTGCCCCGGCTGGTGTCGGGCGAGCTGGACGTTTCTGCGCTGGATGTGCGGGGGCTGGGGCTGGAAGCCATTGGGGCAGAGGTTGAAGAGGAGGCGGTGGCGTGATTGCAGAGCAGGCGAAACTGGCCGAGTTGCTGGAGGGCACCAAGCAGTTTGAGGTGCCGCTCTACCAGCGTCCGTACTCCTGGGGAACGCCGGAGCGCGAGCAGTTCTGGCGCGACATCCTGCGGGCCGGGCGTGATCCGAAGCCGGGGATGCACTTCACGGGTTCCGTGGTGTTCATGGAGCGCACCGGCAGCATGGCCGGCAACCTCAAACGGGCACGATTGATCGATGGCCAGCAGCGCCTGACCACGCTGACCCTGCTGATGCTGGCCCTGTCGGAGCAACTGGCGCAGGTCGGCGAACTGGAGTTGCCGCTAGAGGGCACCAGCGACACCCAGGTGGTGGACGCCGCCGACATTCGCAACGACTATCTGGTGAACAAAAACCTCACCGGAGACTCGCGCTACAAGCTGTCGCCCACCCACGTGGACAGGGATACCCTGCGGCATCTAATCGGGAATGGGCCGCTCCCCCCGAAGGTGTCGCGCGAGATCCAGGCCGGCGCAGACTTCTTCCGTCAGCGGCTGAGCCAGCCCGGCGTGAACCTGAAAGAGGTGCTGCGGGGCGTCAATAAACTCCAGGTGGTCACGGTCGCGCTGGAGGAAGGGCGCGACGACCCGCAGCTCATCTTCGAGAGCCTAAACAGCACCGGGAAGGATCTGACCCAGGCTGACCTGATCCGGAACAACGTGCTGATGGGTCTTCCCTCGGCCGAGCAGGACATGCTGAGCCGTGACTACTGGGTGAAGCTCGAAGAGGGGTTCGCAGATACCGAGGAGGGCACGTTCGACCGCTTCATGCGCGATTTCCTGACGCTCCGCACGCGCGGGTTGCCCAATGAGCAGGAGGTGTACGCGGCGTTCAAGGCGTACCGGTCGTCACGCCCGGCTGATGAAGGCGTCGAGACGCTGGTCAGGGACGTGGCGCACCTGGGCAAGCTGTACATGGGCATCATCGACCCCACCCGCATGGGTAACGCGGACGTGCAGGTGGCCATGGAAGACCTGATGGCACTCCGCCTGCGGATCATCTCCCCGTTCGTGCTCGAACTCCTGCAAGATCACGAGCAGGGATTGCTGACGGATGACGATCTGGTGGGTTCGCTCCGGGCGCTGGAGGCGTTCCTCCTGCGCCGCGCCGTGGTGGGTGAGCGCACCTCGCCGCTCAACCGCTTCTTCGCGGGGCTGGGCCGCGACCTGAACAAGCAGGACTATCTGCGCTCACTACTGCGCGCCCTCGTCCGCTTCCAGGATCGGGATCAGGACGGCTTCCCAGGCAACGAGCCCTT
The Deinococcus metalli DNA segment above includes these coding regions:
- a CDS encoding restriction endonuclease subunit S; the protein is MTQSWPEAPLKAITTKIGSGATPRGGKESYAAEGIALIRSMNVYDMSFNWDNLARIGDEQAKQLDNVVVQVDDVLLNITGASVARCCKVPSSALPARVNQHVAIIRGHKDKVSPLYLMYYLTSPLGKNRLLSLAQGGATREALTKGTLEEFSLPLPPLPIQRKIATVLSAYDDLIENNTRRVQVLEEMARALYREWFVEYRFPGHDTAEFVEDEHGRMPEGWERGTFSDAAVVFSTTLNPAHFPEEEFEHFSLPAFDEGQRPVVELGEMIKSSKNRVPKNCVLLPKLNPRIPRVWLPPASMGSRQIASTEFLPLLPARGYSKYWLYCLCSAPELLERLAAMASGTSSSHQRISPKGLAILPLVLPPEKVVQRFTEVVAPALELTSALRQRNANLRRTRDLLLPRLVSGELDVSALDVRGLGLEAIGAEVEEEAVA